One window from the genome of Paramisgurnus dabryanus chromosome 22, PD_genome_1.1, whole genome shotgun sequence encodes:
- the itprid1 gene encoding uncharacterized protein itprid1, translated as MTTAMAEDLLFNRRANLSASRSKWSRTDASEIGKCNEDAIEHWLTSVIKEETKPDVVLETTVLSDSKDDNLALGVEASLYGKRSIRTVQSFLRASEDLPSLSRWNSFESDLSTQSKVSVMDVLDMLQDDPEELLLDLGFGIDEPDITGRIPARFLCYQSNARGISFQLFLEAQQSRIDVENPDVRSRFREIEVLQQVTATFTNLVGASSPVLDTSPIQASMDARERRKRVATILRRAAKKTTRQAQKMQDKPPTASSAQSEPESSIDKRIPSKRSKVSDDSSPFLDDQSKNSDAAMPVVSGSTLRVTTDPLKFNAVPSSMGKGTQDPMGSFELEKIRSLGVPGNSNGPVDPGGGRLDSNVIRTNNFQSDSSGFLEDPPVLNSTESELRNISLLQMLNGISQENTTSRRRPRKQKENVAREPRDFKHTDSSISSVLGTADSGPINNTIQSHTVLGTADSDSAQMGKTQTERDNSHYSDQLQKMLTKNGNSESSLPDDRKISNGVTLAYYVQMDPVVFPTELRDRFQSTERVYKHSISLFEELQSAETISCFSPTEPETGELEKKVSTTTFPHEDGEQIQYTETSVCDQIEESQTATEDQNVTTAVERSSPTSLKLRRESFSRRSRSDGGMNNDSGMHSPFTSVETSSPHMWNSMERSRDLGYFRTRSMSLDTGLSHEEEDQRWECALLAGAQRCFYCGSLINDNRWAKIQRGLSSDLPYSLDELENTMRSMRKFRNVLTEIEVRVEEEQAPVLGSLTESHREELEDVLRLRAAVKQEAGVLEQQLSDIVDNYDDSIKMKLNRLLDEQSQLCSQLRIVPADTSCTEPKVTRSVAVQCCLLPVTSGSQRCCHHHCTCNTYHKTCQDPYRSPYQTQWDSYYKPDRLDFIAFMKSLKNSLQLSLKSTSLEQ; from the exons ATGACCACGGCGATGGCTGAAGATTTATTGTTTAACAGAAGAGCAAACTTGTCTGCTTCAAGGAGCAAATGGAGCAGAACTGATGCATCTGAGATCG gaaAATGTAACGAAGATGCCATAGAGCACTGGCTTACGTCAGTCATTAA GGAAGAAACAAAACCAGACGTTGTCCTGGAGACGACAG TACTCAGCGATTCCAAAGATGATAACCTAGCATTGGGAGTAGAAG CATCTTTATATGGCAAACGCTCTATTAGGACGGTACAGAGCTTTCTGAG GGCATCTGAAGATCTTCCCTCCCTGTCCAGGTGGAACAGCTTCGAATCAGATCTCTCGACTCAGTCTAAAGTCAG CGTTATGGACGTGTTGGACATGTTGCAGGATGACCCTGAAGAATTGCTGCTGGATTTGGGATTTGGCATCGATGAGCCGGATATCACTGGCAGAATTCCGGCCAGATTCCTCTGTTATCAGTCCAATGCCCGCGGCATCAGTTTCCAGCTTTTTCTGGAGGCTCAGCAAAGCCGAATAGACGTCGAAAACCCCGATGTCAGAA GTCGGTTCAGAGAGATCGAGGTTCTCCAGCAGGTCACCGCAACCTTCACCAATCTGGTTGGTGCTTCTTCCCCGGTTTTAGACACATCTCCCATCCAGGCGTCCATGGATGCACGAGAGAGGAGAAAGCGTGTGGCAACGATTCTGCGTAGAGCCGCCAAAAAAACCACAAGACAAGCTCAAAAAATGCAGGACAAGCCCCCTACGGCATCGTCGGCCCAGTCCGAACCAGAATCATCAATAGATAAAAGAATCCCTTCAAAACGCAGCAAAGTGTCGGACGACAGCAGTCCCTTTCTAGACGATCAGAGCAAAAATTCAGATGCAGCTATGCCTGTTGTAAGCGGCTCCACGCTGAGAGTAACAACAGATCCTTTGAAATTCAACGCTGTCCCATCATCCATGGGAAAGGGAACGCAAGATCCCATGGGATCTTTCGAGCTGGAGAAG ATCCGAAGCTTAGGTGTTCCTGGGAATTCCAACGGCCCTGTGGATCCCGGAG GTGGACGTCTGGACTCTAATGTGATAAGAACGAACAACTTTCAATCTGACAGCAGCGGCTTTTTGGAGGATCCGCCAGTCCTGAACAGCACTGAATCTGAGCTCAGGAATATAAG TCTATTGCAGATGCTTAATGGAATTTCACAAGAAAATACAACAAGCCGACGTAGGCCCAGAAAACAAAAAGAGAACGTCGCCAGAGAACCACGGGATTTTAAACACACAGACTCCTCTATAAGCAGTGTTCTGGGAACAGCAGACTCTGGACCTATTAACAACACAATACAGTCTCATACTGTTCTGGGAACAGCAGACTCCGACTCAGCCCAGATGGGGAAAACACAGACTGAAAGGGATAATTCGCATTATTCGGATCAGTTGCAAAAAATGCTGACTAAAAATGGAAATTCAGAGTCATCACTACCAGATGATAGAAAAATAAGCAATGGTGTTACGCTAGCATACTACGTTCAAATGGATCCCGTGGTTTTTCCGACTGAACTCCGTGATAGATTTCAAAGCACCGAACGTGTTTATAAGCATAGTATCTCCCTCTTTGAGGAGCTCCAATCTGCTGAGACGATCTCATGCTTCTCTCCAACCGAACCTGAAACAGGTGAATTAGAAAAAAAGGTGTCCACCACTACATTTCCTCATGAGGACGGTGAACAAATTCAGTACACAGAAACCTCAGTCTGTGACCAGATAGAGGAATCTCAGACCGCCACCGAGGACCAAAATGTCACCACTGCTGTTGAGCGCAGTTCTCCAACCTCGCTCAAACTCAGAAGGGAATCTTTTTCCAGGAGATCCCGGTCTGACGGTGGCATGAACAATGACTCTGGAATGCATTCACCTTTTACGTCTGTGGAGACTTCGTCACCACACATGTGGAACTCTATGGAACGTTCTAGAGATCTCGGATATTTCCGTACGCGGTCGATGTCTCTGGACACAGGATTGTCTCATGAGGAAGAAGACCAGAGGTGGGAGTGTGCACTGTTGGCCGGAGCGCAGCGATGCTTTTACTGTGGGTCTCTTATTAATGACAACAGATGGGCGAAAATTCAACGTGGGCTGTCTTCTGATTTGCCT TACTCTCTGGATGAGCTGGAAAACACGATGAGGTCCATGAGAAAGTTCCGAAATGTTCTGACAGAAATCGAAGTGAGAGTGGAGGAAGAGCAGGCGCCTGTGCTTGGATCTCTTACAGAATCCCACAG GGAGGAGCTGGAAGATGTTTTGAGGCTACGGGCGGCTGTCAAACAGGAGGCCGGCGTGCTTGAACAGCAGCTTTCTGATATAGTTGACAACTATGATGATAGTATAAAAATG AAGCTTAATCGACTCTTGGATGAACAGTCTCAGCTGTGCTCTCAGTTACGGATCGTCCCCGCCGATACGTCCTGTACAGAACCCAAGGTGACTAGGAGCGTCGCCGTCCAGTGCTGTCTTCTTCCTGTGACGTCCGGCTCACAGAGATGTTGCCATCATCACTGCACCTGTAACACATATCACAAAACATGCCAAGACCCTTACAGGTCACCCTATCAAACCCAGTGGGATTCTTACTACAAGCCGGATCGGCTGGACTTTATAGCGTTTATGAAAAGT CTAAAAAATTCATTACAACTTTCTCTGAAAAGTACCTCGTTGGAACAGTGA